From a region of the Salvelinus namaycush isolate Seneca chromosome 40, SaNama_1.0, whole genome shotgun sequence genome:
- the LOC120033769 gene encoding zinc finger protein ZIC 2-like: protein MLLEGGHQQSGTGVSASAFQRHHSAHSPVEMQERDPSFMESVHIASQGPGYGPSYANSSRDFILRNRGFGDSSPASDQHSLLRTMAGSLHHSHVEGQGHGHGHLLFPGMHDQPHGSANVLGGRLGLPGEVFGRADQYHHVSGPRGDPYGQYGAMGHNMGMAAHHHHHPAAFFRFMRQQCIKQELICKWIDPDQPGGASRCCGKTYGTMHELVTHVSVEHVGGPEQSSHTCFWEECPRENKSFKAKYKLVNHIRVHTGEKPFACPFPACSKVFARSENLKIHKRTHTGEKPFMCDFFGCDRRFANSSDRKKHLHVHTSDKPYLCKKCDKSYTHPSSLRKHMKVHDSLSVADTSPGASSGYESSTPPSLVSPVSETQSNMSPDSAVLGSGHSNLSSNFSEWYV from the exons ATGCTGTTGGAGGGAGGTCACCAGCAATCAGGCACAGGGGTCAGTGCGAGCGCGTTCCAAAGGCACCACTCAGCGCATTCACCAGTCGAGATGCAGGAGAGAGACCCCAGCTTTATGGAGTCGGTCCACATCGCCAGCCAGGGACCCGGGTATGGCCCATCCTACGCCAACTCCTCACGGGACTTTATCCTGCGTAACCGGGGATTCGGAGACTCTTCCCCTGCCAGCGATCAGCACTCTCTCCTCAGGACTATGGCTGGGTCTCTCCATCACTCACACGTAGAGGGCCAGGGCCACGGGCATGGACACCTCCTCTTTCCCGGGATGCACGACCAGCCTCATGGTTCTGCTAACGTGCTGGGCGGCCGGTTGGGACTACCAGGGGAGGTATTCGGGAGAGCGGACCAGTATCACCATGTTTCCGGTCCAAGGGGCGACCCTTACGGCCAATATGGGGCCATGGGTCACAACATGGGCATGGCAgctcaccaccaccatcacccagCCGCGTTCTTCCGCTTCATGCGGCAGCAGTGCATCAAACAAGAGTTGATCTGCAAGTGGATAGACCCGGATCAGCCCGGCGGGGCGAGCCGGTGCTGTGGCAAGACCTACGGCACCATGCACGAACTGGTTACGCACGTCTCCGTGGAGCACGTCGGTGGGCCCGAGCAGAGTAGCCACACCTGCTTCTGGGAAGAGTGCCCGCGCGAGAACAAATCGTTCAAGGCCAAATACAAGCTGGTGAATCATATTCGGgtgcacactggagagaagcctttcgCGTGCCCGTTCCCCGCGTGCAGCAAGGTCTTTGCGCGCTCTGAGAACTTGAAGATACACAAGAGAACTCACACAG GGGAGAAACCGTTCATGTGTGATTTCTTCGGCTGCGACAGACGCTTCGCCAACAGCAGTGACCGCAAGAAACACCTGCACGTTCACACGTCTGACAAGCCCTATCTGTGCAAGAAGTGTGACAAGTCCTACACACACCCAAGCTCTCTGAGAAAACATATGAAG gtGCACGATTCTTTGTCAGTAGCAGACACTTCGCCCGGAGCCAGCAGCGGGTATGAGTCCTCGACGCCCCCGAGTTTAGTGTCCCCTGTCTCGGAGACCCAGAGCAACATGTCCCCGGACTCTGCGGTCCTCGGTAGCGGACACAGCAACCTCTCGTCCAACTTCAGTGAGTGGTATGTCTGA
- the LOC120033768 gene encoding zinc finger protein ZIC 5-like: MQRPGGRHRHNGHSLLRNNNSMISYIASPPPRASSTGAYTEYSTNNNRPIKPELVCKWTDHEHRDRTSKQRICDQTFSSMHELVDHVSTEHVAGLEPLSHVCMWEECLREGKAFKAKYKLINHIRVHTGEKPFSCTFPDCGKVFARSENLKIHTRTHTGEKPFRCEFPGCLRKFANSSDRKKHSQVHTSAKPYDCKSHGCFKSYTHPSSLRKHMKIHLNALKSSPTSEPIDLSFTGILGKRSSQDYVASRTNCSSSRLSLPPAVSNMKEWYVCTRTTGQGQNYLQLTADQIKSEPCSGDEKYYNTT; encoded by the exons ATGCAGCGGCCGGGTGGTCGCCATCGCCACAATGGCCACTCTCTGCTCCGCAATAACAATTCCATGATCTCATACATCGCTTCTCCTCCACCGCGCGCTTCCTCCACGGGCGCCTATACGGAATACTCCACCAACAACAACAGGCCGATAAAGCCCGAGCTGGTCTGCAAATGGACGGACCACGAGCACCGTGACCGAACTTCAAAACAAAGGATATGCGACCAAACTTTCAGCTCCATGCACGAGCTGGTGGACCACGTAAGCACCGAGCACGTCGCTGGGCTCGAGCCCCTGAGCCATGTTTGTATGTGGGAAGAATGCCTGAGAGAAGGAAAGGCGTTTAAAGCCAAATATAAACTGATAAACCACATCAGGGTACACACTGGGGAGAAACCGTTCTCCTGCACTTTCCCAGACTGCGGGAAAGTGTTTGCTCGGTCGGAAAACCTCAAGAttcacacgcgcacgcacacag GTGAGAAGCCATTTCGGTGTGAGTTCCCCGGCTGCCTGCGGAAATTTGCCAACAGCAGTGACCGTAAGAAGCACTCGCAGGTCCACACCAGCGCCAAACCGTACGACTGCAAGTCCCACGGCTGCTTCAAGTCCTACACACACCCCAGCTCCCTCCGAAAACACATGAAGATCCACCTCAACGCCCTCAAGTCCTCTCCCACCTCCGAACCCATAGACCTGTCATTCACAGGGATTCTTGGGAAACGTAGTTCCCAGGATTACGTAGCTTCACGGACTAACTGCTCCTCCTCCAGGCTCTCGCTGCCTCCGGCGGTGTCCAACATGAAGGAGTGGTACGTGTGTACCAGGACCACAGGTCAGGGACAGAACTACCTCCAACTCACAGCAGACCAGATCAAGTCAGAACCGTGTAGTGGTGATGAGAAGTATTATAACACCACGTAG